The genomic region GCTATGTGATTACTGAAGCGGCTTTATTCTACGCACCAATTATGTTATTCTTATCGGTACCCGCAGGGATTCTGACAGGTATACTTGCGAAACGCTTTTTGGATAGCACGAAAGAACTTTTTATCGAGAAAAAATTCTAATTTACAGGCAAATTCTATAAGAATAGCCTGTTTTTTCTTATATTTATATTAATAATAGATAAGACAATCAATTCTTTCATTTTTTAATAAATAATGAATAAAAACCGTGCTATAATGTCTTTACCGAAAAAACGAAGGCAGGATTATAAACAATGAAGTTGAATAGGATTTTTGTCGTTTTATTGATTTTGTTTTTAAGTGGGTGTACTCAAAAAACACCACAAAGTATCATCGAAAGCATCGAAATTCAGTATTCCAATAATGAAACCAAAGACACGGTCATCAGTGACTTTAGTCTACCTACATCGATTCAGGAGTACACCATTGATTGGACGAGCGATAGCATTCACGCAGTCATCGATAACAACAGTGTAAAAGTATCTAGACAAACCAATGACGTTACTGTTAAATTAACCGCAACCATCACCGTGAATGGGATTGTTGTAGGTAAGTCGTTTAGTTTCACAATTTTGAAATCCCCTGTGGATTTTAATGCGCTATTCAATGCCATTGAACTCCCATCACAAATCGAGGATTCCATCACATTACCCACCACAATCGATGGTCACAGCATTACTTGGAAGAGTTCCAATGAAGCGCTATTAACGAATACAGGTGTGGTCACTTTACCAGATCTCAATCGAATTGTATTTTTAACAGCTTCCATTACGGTTGATGGCATCACCCAAAATCATACATATACGATCACAATCATCGCACCTTATGTATTCGATTATGACGCGTTTAGTGATTATTTAGCTGTCCCTACTGAAACGGACGTCGATTTGGTCTTAAAATCAACCTATTTAGGCAATCCAGTCACTTGGCAATCAGCATCCCCGCTAGTGATTTCAAACACAGGGTTAATAACCAGACAAGCCGAAGATATGGTTGTAGAATTGACCGCCACAGTCACGATCGATGGTGTACCGTATGAGATCACCTTGGATGTTAAAGTCATTAAGGCAGAACCCATTACTCCAGATTATCAAAGCATCTTAAATCAAATCTCAGTACCATCACAAACCAGTACTAATCTAACATTACCAACGACCATTGAAGGGGTTCAAATTCAATGGACATCCAATAGTAACGCAATCAATAATGCTGGTGTTGTCACAAGACAAAATGTGGACGTGACCGTTGTTCTAACCGCAACGATTGTTGATAATAACCAATTTACCAAGACATTTAGTGTATTGGTACCTAAATCAGCTGACTTCCCTCAGTCTTCTCAAACACCGATTTCTGAAGTGAGATTGAAAACTCAAGGCACTGTGGTGACCATTCAAGGTGTCGTCACCAGTTTGATGACCAATGGCAATTTCACCATTCAGGACGCAACAGGTGCAATCCCTGTTTACATGAATAACAACACCGGCTTAGTTGTCGGAACTGAATACGTGATTGAAGGTACTTTAAGTCAATTCAATGGCCTAATACAACTCAGTTCACCAAAAATCATACAAACTTTGGGCACACATACCCTGAGTGATGGCATTGATTTAACGGGTTATTCATTGGACTTTGACGATGTTATTTTGTATGAAGCCAACGTCATCACCTATTTAGAGTTAGAAGTCACTTCAATCGCGACACCAAACAACGCCATTGAGCTGTATTTAAAGAATAGTGTTGGTGAACAAACCTTTGTCAGACTAGACAAACGTGTCAATGCATCACCTTACCTATTTGATACCATTAAAGTCGGTGAAATCGTCGATTTATACAACATCACCGTCGGTCAATACGCTGGTAAAGCACAGTTCTTATTCACCAACCGTAGTTCTGTTGTTTCAAAACCTAAGAATCCAGATATCATCAGTATTTATGGCACAACCAATATTAACTTCACCATTGGTGATGCTACCCCTAATTTCCTTGCAGGTATTACAGCTAAAAATGGTTATGGCGATGATTTTACATCCTTGTTAGGTGTCGATACATCCTTGGTGGATTTGGACGTACCTGGTGATTACGAAGTCACAGTCTATTTAAATAATTATCAAGATGTGATTGCTACCTACATCATTTATGTTAGAAATCCGATTGAAATCGGTGTATATGAAGGCTATTACTTAAGTCTAAATGGCTTAACAGGCAGCAGTTTCACTGCAGCATTACGCTCGCTTGTAGTCAATACTGGTTCAGCAACGGGGTCAACGTCACAAGTACAATCGATTGACCGTGTTGGCAACAGTTACTACCTCATCTATGATGGCATGGGCTCTTATGGCAACCGTGAACACGTTTGGCCACAATCCAAATTAGGTTCAGTCAAAGATGACCTACATAATCTGAGAGCGTCTAACTCAAACACTAACTCCGACCGTGGTAATTTACCATTTGTTGAAGATAATCGTCCGTTCACTGGCAATCAATCCTATGGGAAATTCGGTAGTGGTTGGTACCCTGGTGATGAATATATCGGAGATGTTGCGAGAATTGTCCTATACATTTCAATTCGCTATAACTTAAATATTGACGTCGTAGGTAACCTCCAAACATTCCTTCAATGGCATGAATTGGATCCGGTCAATGACTTTGAAAAAACCCGCAATGATCGTATTTATGGCATTCAAGATAATCGAAACCCATTCATTGATCACCCTGAATTGGTAGAGATATACTTTGGTCAAGGCCAACAACCCATCCACATGTCATTGGCACTCTTAAACACATCTGTGTATATGCTTGTGGATAACAGAAGATATTCGTTTTTATAACAGGCTTATCTTTGTAAAACGATGGTCAAAGTCTTATAGATTGATTTCAATCGATCCCAATAAAAAAATGAAGATTATGTTTGTATATTGGATTTAACTATGTTATAATACCTACGCAAACTTACTATGGACGTATGTCTATGGCGGAAGGAGAATGGATATGAAAGCAAAAATTCATCCAAAATACCAAGTGGCTAAAGTCCACTGTGTAACTTGTGGTAACGAATTTGAAGTGGGTACAACAGCGAAAGAAATTCGCGTGGATACTTGTTCAAATTGCCACCCGTTCTACACTGGCGTTGAAACATTCACACAAGCAGCAGGTCGTGTTGAAAGATTCAATAAGCGCTATGGTGTTGAAAAAAACGCTAAATAAGCTAAGAAACCAAACACGGGCAACCGTGTTTTTTCTTTATAGTAAAACAAAAACAGCTCGAAAGCTGTTTTATTTTCGCATGATTTCAATACCGGCTTCTTTACCTGTATCTTCATAGATTAAAACGTTCTTATGGAATAACCTGATTTCAACTTGACCAGATAATCCTTCTTTAATCGTATGGTCCATCGCCCCATTGATCGGTGAAGCTAAGTCAATTTGATCTTGTTGAATCGCTTTGATTTCTAGTCTGTATTTTCCTTTTTTGAGGACATAAAAAGCTTGTTTGGGGGAGATTTCTTCTTTGATAACTTTTGAGAAATTGTAGGTTGCGAAACGATACTCTTTTCCCTTGTAATATAAATTACATATCAAACCAATGAAGTAAAATCCTAGGAATGGGATATCAGCGTATGAAAACATAAGTGATGTATCAGGGTCTTGAAAGTGATTGGTTTGAAGCCATACGTAAGCTCTAGGGAAACTCTTACCCCAGTCTTTTTCAATATACCCTTTACCACCATCGAAAGATACTTCCTTACCATCGATGATCAATGATCCTTTTAAAGGTGAAGTCATTGAGACCACCCCATGATAACACTCCATGAAGTTCAAATAGCCAAATGGACCCATGATGTTTGGCGTCCAAAGCCCTTTTTCAAGCGGCGTTAAGGACTCTATGAATAGGGATCCTTTGACTTGTAGACGATTACTCTTGAAATCTACAGATAATTGATTGCTTGAAAAAGATTGAGGGCCTACAGTAACTTTAAACGGTTCGTTTTCATATTGAAAGTCACTTTTCTCATATCTAAAATAGTCGGTTTTTAGTGTCATATTTGGTAACTTTTGAGAGATGAAGACTTGAACAAAACTGTGGGTTTTTTCACCTGCTAAACTGATGCCTGGAATAAAAGCCACTTTATAGGTTTCATCGGCTGAAACCATTTTATAATACCAACCCTCAAAATAACGGTTTTTCTTTTTATAGCCTTGAAACAAAATTGGATTTAAGATGTGTTTTAGTCCCATGATATACCCCATTCGTCATAATGCTCTATGTAG from Paracholeplasma manati harbors:
- a CDS encoding immunoglobulin-like domain-containing protein, with translation MKLNRIFVVLLILFLSGCTQKTPQSIIESIEIQYSNNETKDTVISDFSLPTSIQEYTIDWTSDSIHAVIDNNSVKVSRQTNDVTVKLTATITVNGIVVGKSFSFTILKSPVDFNALFNAIELPSQIEDSITLPTTIDGHSITWKSSNEALLTNTGVVTLPDLNRIVFLTASITVDGITQNHTYTITIIAPYVFDYDAFSDYLAVPTETDVDLVLKSTYLGNPVTWQSASPLVISNTGLITRQAEDMVVELTATVTIDGVPYEITLDVKVIKAEPITPDYQSILNQISVPSQTSTNLTLPTTIEGVQIQWTSNSNAINNAGVVTRQNVDVTVVLTATIVDNNQFTKTFSVLVPKSADFPQSSQTPISEVRLKTQGTVVTIQGVVTSLMTNGNFTIQDATGAIPVYMNNNTGLVVGTEYVIEGTLSQFNGLIQLSSPKIIQTLGTHTLSDGIDLTGYSLDFDDVILYEANVITYLELEVTSIATPNNAIELYLKNSVGEQTFVRLDKRVNASPYLFDTIKVGEIVDLYNITVGQYAGKAQFLFTNRSSVVSKPKNPDIISIYGTTNINFTIGDATPNFLAGITAKNGYGDDFTSLLGVDTSLVDLDVPGDYEVTVYLNNYQDVIATYIIYVRNPIEIGVYEGYYLSLNGLTGSSFTAALRSLVVNTGSATGSTSQVQSIDRVGNSYYLIYDGMGSYGNREHVWPQSKLGSVKDDLHNLRASNSNTNSDRGNLPFVEDNRPFTGNQSYGKFGSGWYPGDEYIGDVARIVLYISIRYNLNIDVVGNLQTFLQWHELDPVNDFEKTRNDRIYGIQDNRNPFIDHPELVEIYFGQGQQPIHMSLALLNTSVYMLVDNRRYSFL
- the rpmE gene encoding 50S ribosomal protein L31 is translated as MKAKIHPKYQVAKVHCVTCGNEFEVGTTAKEIRVDTCSNCHPFYTGVETFTQAAGRVERFNKRYGVEKNAK
- a CDS encoding tocopherol cyclase family protein; the encoded protein is MGLKHILNPILFQGYKKKNRYFEGWYYKMVSADETYKVAFIPGISLAGEKTHSFVQVFISQKLPNMTLKTDYFRYEKSDFQYENEPFKVTVGPQSFSSNQLSVDFKSNRLQVKGSLFIESLTPLEKGLWTPNIMGPFGYLNFMECYHGVVSMTSPLKGSLIIDGKEVSFDGGKGYIEKDWGKSFPRAYVWLQTNHFQDPDTSLMFSYADIPFLGFYFIGLICNLYYKGKEYRFATYNFSKVIKEEISPKQAFYVLKKGKYRLEIKAIQQDQIDLASPINGAMDHTIKEGLSGQVEIRLFHKNVLIYEDTGKEAGIEIMRK